The proteins below are encoded in one region of Zootoca vivipara chromosome 10, rZooViv1.1, whole genome shotgun sequence:
- the SMKR1 gene encoding small lysine-rich protein 1, whose protein sequence is MGGGGKGKGKGKGKGKKGKGKKGKKGPVEVDIMSPAAMLNLYYIAHNAAACLEFRGFPWPGSPKKKGKKRK, encoded by the coding sequence GGTGGTGGAGGCAAAggcaaagggaaggggaaagggaaagggaagaaaggaaaagggaagaaaggaaagaagggccCCGTCGAGGTGGACATCATGAGCCCGGCGGCCATGCTGAACCTCTACTACATCGCCCACAATGCTGCTGCCTGCTTGGAGTTCCGCGGCTTCCCGTGGCCAGGCTCTccgaaaaagaaaggaaagaagcggAAATAG